From one Synechocystis sp. PCC 6803 substr. PCC-P genomic stretch:
- a CDS encoding DUF3370 domain-containing protein, translated as MIPLLSPMMLAQIVTAPIQPIEADYIVQPQEIRPLPGQLDQIPVFNSNSPEVVEGEGILLSTFPADRKYYPNAHLNKALNGRFDFFSHHIARPRDSRTLYQGVLMGNPTDRTITVRILQGGSYLTGPDAPFINLAPSVEDPHGQFFSGPGSKLMSQLLRGNTQAGFPSQVIIPPGQTRLLFSLAINRSSARSTYLRLQSNGPIYMANLAMYAVPEYTPVVDTASAGANLPTPKVTYRPPTLDNWQAMLYRGYLAYPRDLAPTPPDQIRPGAPRTPIYGRVAGISQGASWQATLVDNPKAQFLSIPQRGRAFSYPLSTVSVGTYATQQVQSAPMLARYPDTAYLAHGNYGVHYQLKLPLKNVTNNRQSVSLTLQTPIKQDQYNDRLFFMRQPSGQIFFRGTVRVSYVDGDNQSQERFFHLTQRRGEMSNPLITLNMQPGEQREVTVDLMYPPDATPPQVLTVKTEELYYGSFSSPR; from the coding sequence ATGATCCCACTGCTTTCCCCCATGATGTTGGCTCAAATCGTCACCGCCCCCATCCAGCCGATCGAAGCAGATTATATTGTGCAGCCGCAGGAAATAAGACCTTTGCCGGGGCAACTTGACCAAATACCCGTTTTTAACAGCAACAGTCCAGAAGTAGTAGAAGGGGAAGGAATTTTACTTTCCACCTTTCCCGCAGACCGTAAATACTACCCCAACGCCCACCTCAACAAAGCCCTCAACGGTCGCTTTGACTTTTTCTCCCATCACATCGCCCGGCCAAGGGATTCCCGCACCCTTTACCAAGGAGTGTTAATGGGTAATCCCACCGACAGAACCATCACTGTCCGCATTCTCCAGGGTGGCAGTTACCTCACCGGCCCCGATGCCCCCTTTATTAACCTGGCCCCCAGCGTAGAAGATCCCCACGGACAATTCTTCTCTGGCCCTGGTTCTAAATTAATGAGTCAATTACTGCGGGGCAACACCCAAGCTGGCTTCCCCAGCCAAGTGATTATTCCCCCGGGGCAAACCAGATTGTTATTTTCCCTGGCCATCAATCGCAGCAGTGCCCGTTCCACTTACCTCCGACTCCAGAGCAATGGCCCTATTTACATGGCCAATCTGGCTATGTACGCTGTGCCAGAATACACCCCGGTGGTAGATACTGCCAGCGCCGGCGCTAACCTGCCTACCCCCAAAGTGACCTATCGCCCCCCTACGTTGGACAATTGGCAAGCAATGCTATATCGAGGTTATTTGGCCTACCCCAGAGACTTGGCCCCCACTCCGCCGGACCAAATCCGCCCCGGAGCACCCCGCACCCCCATTTATGGAAGGGTAGCCGGCATTTCCCAAGGGGCTTCTTGGCAAGCCACCCTGGTGGATAACCCCAAGGCTCAATTCCTCAGTATTCCCCAACGGGGCAGAGCTTTTTCCTATCCCCTCAGTACCGTCAGTGTGGGTACCTATGCCACCCAACAGGTACAGAGTGCCCCTATGCTGGCCCGCTACCCTGATACCGCTTACCTCGCCCATGGCAACTACGGCGTTCATTACCAGTTGAAACTGCCCCTCAAAAATGTGACCAATAATAGACAAAGCGTTTCCCTCACCCTGCAAACCCCGATCAAACAGGATCAATATAACGATCGCCTATTCTTTATGCGCCAACCCAGCGGGCAGATATTTTTCCGGGGCACCGTCAGGGTTAGTTATGTGGATGGAGACAACCAATCCCAGGAGCGCTTTTTTCACCTCACCCAACGGCGGGGAGAAATGAGCAATCCCCTCATCACTTTGAATATGCAACCGGGGGAACAACGGGAAGTGACGGTGGATTTGATGTATCCCCCCGATGCTACTCCTCCCCAGGTGTTGACAGTCAAAACAGAGGAGCTTTATTACGGCAGTTTTTCTTCCCCTAGGTAA
- a CDS encoding response regulator transcription factor gives MNPVYISVVEGNPHLRSLLSWHLQQSGYLVQQCSGFHQARQAFNNQLPTLAVIDSDLTDGDGIELCRWLYQQHQSMIFILSAKDTEKDIVHGLKAGADDYLTKPFGMQEFLARIECLIRRVRTVAAPLLLDYGVLKIDLVQRRVEYQGNFVDLTPQEFSLLYVLTQAEGSALSRTELLRRAWPEAIDNPRTIDTHVLSLRKKIETDPRQPSLIQTVRNVGYRFNSSILEEKKVVAEKPVTLSPAGVSVLT, from the coding sequence GTGAATCCAGTCTACATATCAGTCGTAGAGGGTAACCCCCATCTCCGCTCTCTATTGAGCTGGCACCTCCAGCAGAGCGGCTACCTTGTCCAACAATGTAGCGGTTTCCACCAAGCCCGCCAGGCATTTAATAACCAATTGCCCACCCTGGCCGTGATTGATTCTGACCTTACTGATGGGGATGGCATTGAGCTTTGCCGTTGGTTATATCAACAGCACCAGTCAATGATTTTTATTCTTTCCGCCAAGGACACAGAAAAAGACATTGTCCATGGGTTAAAGGCTGGGGCTGATGATTATCTAACCAAGCCCTTTGGCATGCAGGAATTTTTAGCCCGCATAGAATGTCTAATTCGCCGGGTCCGCACTGTGGCCGCCCCTTTGTTGTTGGATTATGGAGTACTAAAAATTGATTTGGTACAGCGTCGAGTGGAATATCAGGGCAATTTTGTCGACCTCACCCCCCAGGAATTCAGTTTGCTCTACGTGCTGACCCAAGCGGAAGGTAGTGCCCTCAGCCGCACAGAGCTACTCCGCCGGGCCTGGCCCGAGGCGATCGACAATCCCCGCACCATCGACACCCACGTCCTTTCCCTCCGGAAAAAAATTGAGACAGACCCCAGGCAACCCAGTCTAATTCAGACTGTGCGAAATGTGGGCTACCGTTTTAACTCGTCTATTTTGGAAGAGAAGAAAGTTGTGGCGGAGAAACCTGTTACCCTTTCCCCCGCCGGAGTCTCTGTACTTACCTAG
- a CDS encoding inositol monophosphatase family protein, with product METFWPEVLSFCQSTTKAIATELVAQSARIPAQRKADGSLVTAADQWSDQELRQRIAVQFPDHGVLTEETAHIFPANDWCWIVDPIDGTTNFARGIPIWGISLGLLYRGTPVFGFLHFPLLQQSFWGYWLENSGLTGPQGAFLNGEPIQVSDAEPSQNHLFNLCARSAGILTNPFPCKLRLIGVSSYNLALVALGAALGGTEKTPKIWDIAGAWPILLAAGGEFLCLRPEPLFPLTIGEDYGDRPYPCITASRRELMEQFKPLVLAAQ from the coding sequence ATGGAGACTTTTTGGCCAGAGGTTTTGAGCTTTTGTCAGTCCACCACCAAGGCGATCGCCACAGAGTTGGTGGCCCAATCCGCCAGAATCCCTGCCCAACGCAAAGCCGACGGTAGTTTGGTCACCGCCGCCGATCAATGGTCTGACCAGGAATTGCGCCAACGTATTGCCGTCCAATTTCCCGACCATGGAGTGCTGACGGAGGAAACCGCCCACATTTTTCCTGCTAATGACTGGTGTTGGATTGTCGATCCCATTGATGGCACCACCAATTTCGCCAGGGGCATTCCCATCTGGGGCATTTCCCTTGGCCTACTCTACCGGGGCACACCAGTGTTTGGTTTTCTCCATTTTCCTTTACTACAGCAATCCTTTTGGGGCTATTGGCTAGAAAATTCTGGGTTAACCGGGCCCCAGGGGGCCTTTCTGAATGGGGAACCAATCCAGGTTAGTGACGCCGAGCCTAGTCAAAATCATTTGTTTAATCTTTGTGCCCGTAGCGCCGGAATTTTAACCAATCCCTTTCCCTGTAAATTGAGGCTCATTGGGGTTAGTAGTTACAATCTGGCCCTGGTGGCCCTAGGGGCTGCCCTCGGGGGAACGGAAAAAACACCAAAAATTTGGGACATTGCTGGAGCCTGGCCAATCCTGTTGGCCGCCGGAGGGGAATTTCTTTGCCTCCGCCCCGAACCATTGTTTCCGCTTACGATAGGAGAAGACTATGGCGATCGCCCCTATCCCTGCATTACCGCCAGTCGCAGGGAACTTATGGAACAATTCAAACCCCTAGTCTTAGCAGCGCAGTGA
- a CDS encoding Crp/Fnr family transcriptional regulator, producing MAKRSPALSPALPERLVQESYLFRGMDLPLVADYLASAELKIEKLFSNRPIYTAFLPDQTLDNLYVMLDDGVVITRSTPLDRIIAINYAGSCFGWRSLPFSYGLASKSFPCSVEVYKTTHVIKIPLATVEQIYENSEIFRERYRFLFELQQKFEYHLLNCSTYPPQAVASLLRALIYQERELGNQPDRQGNYIFDLPIDMIARACQLNQRTVEQVLKGMQKHHLIAIPKGEKEDLIQILAPEGLKEVYSATREKVNWWPLK from the coding sequence ATGGCTAAACGATCGCCTGCTTTATCCCCTGCCCTGCCGGAACGATTAGTGCAAGAAAGCTATCTTTTTCGGGGCATGGATCTCCCCTTGGTGGCGGATTATCTTGCTTCAGCAGAACTTAAAATCGAAAAACTGTTTTCCAATCGACCCATTTACACTGCATTTCTGCCGGATCAAACCCTGGATAATCTTTATGTGATGTTGGATGATGGTGTCGTCATCACCCGTAGCACTCCTCTGGACCGCATCATTGCCATTAACTATGCTGGCAGTTGCTTTGGTTGGCGCAGTTTGCCCTTTAGCTATGGTTTGGCCAGTAAATCTTTTCCTTGTTCTGTCGAGGTTTATAAGACCACCCACGTCATTAAAATTCCCCTCGCTACTGTTGAGCAAATTTATGAAAATAGCGAAATTTTTCGGGAACGGTATCGTTTTCTATTTGAATTACAACAAAAATTTGAATATCATCTGCTCAATTGCAGTACCTACCCTCCCCAAGCGGTGGCGAGTTTACTGCGGGCGTTGATTTATCAAGAAAGAGAACTGGGCAACCAACCCGATCGCCAGGGGAATTATATTTTCGATTTGCCCATTGATATGATCGCCAGGGCTTGCCAGCTCAATCAAAGAACGGTGGAGCAGGTGCTGAAGGGTATGCAAAAACACCATCTGATTGCCATTCCCAAGGGAGAAAAAGAAGACTTAATTCAAATTCTGGCCCCGGAAGGACTCAAGGAAGTTTACAGTGCCACCCGGGAAAAGGTTAACTGGTGGCCCTTGAAATAA
- a CDS encoding sulfate ABC transporter substrate-binding protein, with product MARSAFGWGFSVIAVLMVGSITACNTTTTTEPGQGENASQAPANLTLVSYAVTRDAFEKIIPKFTEEWKSKTGQDVTFEQSYGGSGSQTRAVVDGLEADIVALALSSDVQKIESAGLIQPGWEQEAPNGSIVTNSVIAFVTKASDNIKVEKWADLANPEVKVITANPKTSGGARWNFLGIWGSVTKTGGTEEQAFDFAGKVLANAPVLPKDARESTDVFYKQGQGNVLLNYENEVLLAKQKGENQPYIIPQDFNVSISGPVAVVDTTVDKKGTREVADAFVQYLFTPEAQQIFAETGFRPVNEEVLAKFASQYPKVENLATIEEFGGWKKAQAEFFDEGGIFDKVITKIGRQ from the coding sequence ATGGCTCGATCTGCTTTTGGCTGGGGATTTTCGGTGATCGCCGTTTTGATGGTGGGCAGTATCACCGCTTGCAACACCACCACCACCACCGAGCCAGGGCAAGGGGAAAATGCTAGCCAGGCCCCCGCTAATTTGACCTTGGTCAGCTACGCCGTTACCAGGGATGCCTTTGAAAAAATCATTCCCAAATTCACCGAAGAATGGAAAAGCAAAACCGGTCAAGATGTCACCTTTGAGCAAAGCTATGGCGGTTCCGGCAGTCAAACTAGGGCCGTGGTGGATGGTCTAGAAGCGGATATTGTTGCCTTAGCCCTCAGTTCCGACGTGCAAAAAATTGAAAGTGCAGGGCTGATTCAGCCGGGGTGGGAACAGGAAGCCCCCAATGGATCGATTGTGACTAACTCGGTCATCGCCTTTGTGACCAAAGCATCGGACAACATCAAAGTAGAAAAATGGGCAGATTTGGCCAACCCTGAAGTCAAAGTGATTACCGCCAACCCAAAAACTTCCGGGGGGGCTCGCTGGAATTTCCTCGGCATTTGGGGTTCGGTAACCAAAACCGGAGGCACAGAAGAACAAGCCTTTGATTTTGCTGGTAAGGTTTTAGCTAATGCTCCAGTATTACCAAAGGATGCGCGGGAGTCCACCGATGTTTTTTATAAACAGGGTCAGGGCAACGTTTTGCTCAATTATGAAAACGAAGTGCTATTAGCCAAGCAAAAAGGGGAAAATCAACCCTATATCATTCCCCAGGATTTCAATGTTTCCATTAGCGGCCCTGTCGCTGTTGTGGATACTACCGTGGACAAAAAAGGTACCAGGGAAGTAGCTGACGCCTTTGTGCAATATTTGTTCACCCCAGAAGCACAACAAATTTTTGCTGAAACCGGATTCCGCCCTGTGAATGAAGAAGTTTTGGCTAAGTTTGCTAGCCAATATCCCAAAGTTGAGAATTTAGCCACCATTGAAGAGTTCGGCGGTTGGAAAAAAGCCCAAGCAGAATTCTTTGATGAAGGGGGTATTTTCGACAAAGTTATTACCAAAATTGGTAGGCAATAA
- a CDS encoding NIL domain-containing protein, with amino-acid sequence MQAQTFSHLHSQSSQRTTEVTLYLTIPESYRQEPIVTQLVSRYQLQVNILAATLGTNGGQGQFKLTLIGHAQAINNALAYLEQLQVTIVLDQESDGW; translated from the coding sequence ATGCAAGCACAAACTTTCTCCCACCTCCATAGCCAGAGTTCTCAACGAACTACCGAGGTAACCCTTTACCTAACTATTCCCGAAAGCTATCGTCAAGAACCGATTGTCACCCAACTGGTGAGCCGTTACCAACTCCAGGTAAATATCCTCGCGGCAACTTTGGGCACTAACGGCGGTCAAGGTCAATTTAAACTAACTTTAATTGGCCATGCCCAAGCAATTAATAACGCCCTAGCTTACCTAGAGCAATTGCAAGTCACCATAGTTTTAGACCAGGAGTCCGACGGCTGGTAA
- the cysT gene encoding sulfate ABC transporter permease subunit CysT translates to MTTNLPFSSPSKQLNRFSFWQSISIPWVVTIIYLLLILVLPIAALLVKSASLGLEGFWQIATTPIAISTYNVTFITALAAGLVNGVMGTLVAWVLVRCQFPGKKIVDAMVDLPFALPTSVAGLVLATLYSQTGWVGRFFAPFGIQIAFSRLGVFVAMVFISLPFIVRTLQPVLQELEEEAEEAAWSLGATEFQTFWRVIFPPLIPPILTGIALGFSRAVGEYGSVVLIASNIPFKDLIAPVLVFERLEQYDYPAATVIGAVLLSVSLILLLIINLLQQWGRRYAND, encoded by the coding sequence ATGACCACAAATCTTCCTTTTTCTTCCCCGTCTAAACAACTCAATAGGTTTAGTTTTTGGCAATCTATTTCTATACCCTGGGTAGTAACAATTATTTATCTGTTACTAATTTTGGTATTACCCATTGCAGCTCTCTTAGTTAAATCTGCCTCCTTGGGTTTAGAAGGATTTTGGCAAATTGCCACCACTCCTATCGCCATTTCCACCTATAACGTCACCTTTATCACGGCTCTGGCGGCAGGGCTGGTCAACGGTGTAATGGGCACTTTAGTGGCATGGGTGCTAGTCCGCTGTCAATTTCCAGGCAAAAAAATTGTTGATGCCATGGTGGATTTACCCTTTGCTCTGCCCACCTCCGTTGCTGGTTTAGTGTTGGCTACTTTGTATAGTCAAACGGGTTGGGTAGGTCGCTTTTTTGCTCCATTTGGCATTCAAATAGCTTTCAGTCGCCTGGGGGTATTTGTGGCTATGGTTTTCATTTCCCTGCCTTTTATTGTGCGAACTCTACAGCCAGTTTTACAGGAGTTGGAAGAAGAGGCAGAGGAAGCAGCATGGTCCTTAGGGGCAACGGAATTCCAAACTTTTTGGCGGGTAATTTTTCCCCCTTTAATTCCGCCGATTTTAACAGGGATTGCTTTGGGGTTTTCCAGGGCAGTGGGGGAATATGGCTCGGTGGTTTTAATTGCTTCCAATATTCCTTTTAAAGATCTGATTGCCCCGGTGTTAGTGTTTGAGCGGTTGGAACAATATGATTATCCTGCTGCAACGGTAATTGGGGCAGTACTGTTATCTGTTTCTCTGATTTTATTGCTAATTATTAACCTACTGCAACAATGGGGTCGCCGCTATGCTAACGATTAA
- the cysW gene encoding sulfate ABC transporter permease subunit CysW, giving the protein MLTINLPKTFKVKYLLIALALFYLILVLLLPAIAVFYEAFHKGVEPFIQAMGDRNFQSALQLTVVMALISVPLNTVFGLCAAWVLARNQFPGRALFLSVLDLPFSISPVVAGLMIVLLYGKNGWIGSWFASWDIQIIFSVPGMAIATIFVTLPFVAREVIPVLEELGPEQEEAARTLGAKDWQIFWRVTLPNIRWGLLYGVLLTNARAMGEFGAVAVVSGSILGKTSTLPIFVEQEYKNYQTEAAFGAAVVLALLAVVTLVLKEILEQRTGHHKAV; this is encoded by the coding sequence ATGCTAACGATTAATTTACCGAAAACTTTTAAAGTTAAATATCTACTCATTGCCCTAGCTTTATTTTATTTAATTTTAGTTTTACTACTGCCGGCGATCGCCGTTTTTTATGAGGCTTTTCATAAAGGAGTAGAGCCATTTATACAAGCTATGGGAGATCGAAATTTTCAGTCGGCCCTGCAATTAACCGTTGTCATGGCGCTGATTTCCGTTCCTTTGAACACGGTATTTGGTCTCTGTGCCGCTTGGGTTTTAGCCCGCAATCAATTTCCCGGTCGAGCCTTATTTTTAAGCGTTTTAGATTTACCTTTCTCCATCTCTCCCGTAGTCGCAGGTTTAATGATTGTTCTCCTCTACGGCAAAAATGGCTGGATCGGTAGCTGGTTTGCTAGCTGGGATATTCAGATTATTTTTTCTGTGCCCGGCATGGCGATCGCCACTATTTTTGTTACCTTGCCCTTCGTGGCCAGGGAAGTAATTCCCGTACTAGAAGAATTGGGACCAGAACAGGAGGAAGCGGCCCGCACTTTAGGGGCTAAAGATTGGCAAATTTTCTGGCGGGTTACCTTACCCAATATTCGCTGGGGCTTACTTTATGGAGTTCTGTTAACCAATGCTCGGGCCATGGGAGAGTTTGGCGCAGTGGCGGTGGTTTCCGGCAGTATTCTGGGCAAAACCAGTACATTACCTATTTTTGTGGAGCAGGAATACAAAAACTATCAAACGGAAGCGGCCTTTGGGGCAGCGGTGGTATTAGCTTTATTGGCAGTGGTGACCCTAGTTCTAAAGGAAATTTTAGAGCAGCGCACCGGGCATCATAAAGCTGTTTAA
- a CDS encoding sulfate/molybdate ABC transporter ATP-binding protein, which translates to MSIIINNVSKQFGDFTALKDINLEVPDGKLVALLGPSGSGKSTLLRAIAGLEEPDQGQIIINGQDATHVDIRKRNIGFVFQHYALFKHLTIRQNIAFGLEIRKHPPAKTKERVEELLSLIQLEGLGNRYPSQLSGGQRQRVALARALAVQPQVLLLDEPFGALDAKVRKELRAWLRKLHDEVHLTSVFVTHDQEEAMEVADEIVVMSNGKIEQVGTAEEIYEHPASPFVMGFIGEVNVLPRNASLFNYHAFEPHSSNNGHQEPVFVRPHDFELLTEADDASVAGTIKRVIHLGSEIQVEVLLMDNTAVLAYLNREQGQQLNPKAGKKVFIKPRVAKVFAGASSAASTHFIYGTGI; encoded by the coding sequence ATGAGTATTATTATTAATAACGTTTCTAAACAATTTGGCGATTTTACTGCTTTAAAAGATATTAACCTAGAAGTTCCCGATGGTAAGTTAGTTGCCTTATTGGGCCCTTCCGGTTCCGGAAAATCAACTTTGCTCAGGGCGATCGCCGGATTGGAAGAGCCGGATCAAGGGCAAATTATTATTAATGGTCAGGATGCCACCCATGTGGATATTCGTAAGCGCAACATTGGTTTTGTTTTTCAGCACTACGCTTTGTTTAAACATTTAACTATTCGACAAAATATTGCTTTTGGTTTGGAAATTCGCAAGCATCCCCCAGCGAAAACTAAGGAAAGGGTGGAGGAATTACTTTCATTAATCCAATTGGAAGGTTTAGGTAATCGTTACCCCTCCCAACTCTCTGGCGGCCAACGGCAACGGGTAGCCTTAGCCAGGGCTTTAGCAGTACAACCCCAGGTTTTATTATTAGATGAACCATTTGGGGCTCTGGATGCTAAAGTACGGAAAGAATTGCGGGCTTGGCTGCGAAAATTACATGATGAAGTGCATCTAACCAGCGTGTTTGTTACCCATGACCAGGAAGAGGCTATGGAAGTGGCGGATGAAATTGTGGTGATGAGTAATGGCAAAATCGAGCAAGTGGGCACTGCAGAAGAAATTTATGAGCACCCTGCCAGTCCTTTTGTGATGGGTTTCATTGGCGAAGTTAATGTTTTACCCCGTAATGCTTCCCTCTTTAACTACCACGCTTTTGAACCCCACTCCAGCAATAATGGGCATCAAGAGCCGGTTTTTGTCCGACCCCATGATTTTGAATTGTTAACGGAAGCGGACGATGCCAGCGTAGCGGGGACCATCAAAAGAGTTATTCACCTCGGTTCAGAAATCCAGGTGGAAGTATTGCTAATGGATAACACCGCTGTGCTTGCTTACCTAAACCGGGAACAAGGGCAACAGCTTAATCCTAAAGCTGGAAAAAAAGTATTTATTAAGCCCCGGGTCGCTAAGGTTTTTGCTGGAGCTTCTTCCGCGGCTTCTACCCATTTTATTTATGGTACGGGTATCTAA
- a CDS encoding type II secretion system protein GspG yields MNSSKTAFRGHNVFLLRHALACSTGFTLLEILVVVIVIGILGAIAVPNLLAQVDKARYSEAKTQMSCMAKELTVYRYEHGTFPPDVNRNIKPAGIECFYTRQSGQVPFDSQYDYDRHGSQCYAHISFFGKDGERDAPTAGSPVYPNPGLYDHSETNPNSDDWVYSLGLNPGGIEC; encoded by the coding sequence GTGAACTCATCTAAGACCGCATTCAGAGGTCATAATGTTTTTTTGCTCCGCCATGCCCTGGCATGCTCGACGGGATTCACCTTGCTGGAAATATTAGTTGTTGTGATCGTTATTGGTATTCTAGGGGCGATCGCCGTGCCGAACTTGCTGGCCCAAGTAGACAAGGCTAGGTACTCGGAAGCGAAAACCCAGATGAGCTGTATGGCCAAGGAATTAACGGTGTATCGCTATGAACATGGCACTTTTCCCCCGGATGTGAACCGTAATATTAAACCAGCAGGAATTGAGTGCTTTTACACCCGACAGAGTGGCCAGGTTCCTTTTGATTCCCAATACGATTACGATCGCCACGGTTCCCAGTGTTACGCCCATATTTCTTTCTTTGGCAAGGACGGAGAAAGGGATGCCCCCACTGCTGGCTCACCGGTATATCCTAATCCTGGACTTTACGATCACAGTGAAACGAACCCCAACTCCGACGACTGGGTTTATAGTCTTGGTTTAAATCCGGGAGGCATCGAATGTTAA
- a CDS encoding chromate transporter, whose amino-acid sequence MSNEAPMETIPVDYGTLTPPQKWQRLQELAYLFLRLGLFSFGGPAAHTAMMEEEVVRRQQWLSHEKFLDLIGVTNLIPGPNSTELAIHLGYERGKWAGLIIGGVAFILPAMVVVWLLAIAYVHYQSVPAVGHMLYGIQPMIIPLIGQALWKLGRKALKNPLTIGAAVLVMVGTAWGKPEILLLLLAGLALVLIQIGRGRFQSLPLIFLPLGQIAPAPALPVTIINPWSVFGIFLKIGCLLYGGGYVLFAFLQADLVERLEWLTSQQLLDAIAIGQITPGPLFTTATFIGYLLAGNPGAIAATVGIFLPSFLLVALVNPWVSTLQKSLIFRAFLDGVNAGAWGLMVVTTIGLARSALIDPLTICLAVLGAIALGRFSISSHWLVVFGALVGLVGQSWSMG is encoded by the coding sequence GTGAGTAATGAAGCCCCGATGGAAACTATCCCGGTGGACTATGGCACTTTAACGCCTCCGCAAAAATGGCAACGATTGCAGGAGTTGGCCTATTTATTTTTGCGGTTAGGACTGTTTTCCTTTGGCGGCCCTGCGGCCCACACCGCCATGATGGAGGAAGAAGTGGTGCGGCGACAACAATGGCTCAGCCACGAAAAATTTTTAGATTTGATTGGGGTGACCAATTTAATCCCCGGGCCTAATTCTACTGAGTTAGCCATTCACCTGGGCTATGAGCGGGGCAAATGGGCAGGTTTGATCATTGGCGGAGTTGCCTTTATTTTGCCGGCCATGGTAGTGGTCTGGTTATTGGCGATCGCCTATGTTCATTACCAGTCAGTGCCAGCGGTGGGCCATATGCTCTATGGCATCCAACCAATGATCATTCCCCTGATTGGCCAAGCTTTATGGAAATTGGGTCGGAAAGCACTAAAAAATCCCCTCACCATTGGGGCGGCGGTGTTGGTCATGGTGGGGACGGCCTGGGGAAAGCCGGAAATTTTACTATTACTGCTGGCGGGCTTAGCCCTGGTGTTGATCCAAATTGGGCGGGGACGTTTTCAATCTTTACCGCTGATTTTTTTACCCCTAGGTCAAATCGCTCCAGCCCCGGCGTTACCAGTAACAATCATCAACCCTTGGTCCGTGTTTGGCATTTTTCTGAAAATTGGTTGCCTGCTCTATGGCGGTGGTTACGTACTGTTTGCTTTTTTGCAAGCTGACCTCGTGGAGCGTTTGGAATGGCTGACTTCCCAGCAATTATTGGATGCGATCGCCATTGGCCAAATCACCCCTGGGCCACTATTCACCACGGCAACTTTTATTGGTTATTTATTGGCCGGCAACCCTGGGGCAATCGCCGCTACGGTGGGCATCTTTCTACCATCTTTTTTACTGGTGGCCTTGGTCAATCCCTGGGTCAGTACCCTGCAAAAATCCTTAATTTTCCGAGCTTTCCTCGATGGTGTTAATGCCGGTGCGTGGGGTTTAATGGTGGTCACTACCATTGGTTTAGCCCGTTCCGCCCTCATTGATCCCTTGACCATCTGCTTAGCGGTGCTCGGGGCGATCGCCCTGGGACGATTTTCCATCAGTTCCCATTGGTTAGTGGTCTTTGGTGCCCTGGTGGGCCTAGTTGGCCAAAGCTGGTCAATGGGTTAA
- the apcB gene encoding allophycocyanin subunit beta, which translates to MRDAVTTLIKNYDLTGRYLDRNAMDELKAYFESGSARIAAAAMINANSATIVKRAAAQLFEEIPELIRPSGNAYTTRRFSACLRDMDYYLRYASYALIAADNNVLDERVLQGLRETYNSLGVPIGPTVRGIQIMKEMIEAMAEDSSLNSTDFIASPFDHMTRELSELSV; encoded by the coding sequence ATGCGAGACGCGGTTACCACTTTAATAAAAAACTATGATTTGACCGGTCGCTATCTAGACCGGAACGCCATGGACGAGCTCAAAGCTTATTTTGAGTCCGGTTCGGCTAGGATTGCCGCCGCCGCCATGATTAACGCCAATTCGGCCACCATCGTCAAACGGGCCGCTGCCCAACTGTTTGAAGAAATTCCTGAGCTAATCCGCCCCAGTGGTAATGCCTACACTACCCGTCGTTTTTCCGCTTGTTTGCGGGATATGGACTATTATCTGCGCTATGCCAGCTATGCCCTGATTGCCGCAGACAACAACGTGCTCGATGAGCGGGTTCTGCAGGGACTACGGGAAACCTACAATTCCCTGGGCGTACCCATTGGGCCCACGGTGCGGGGCATTCAGATCATGAAGGAAATGATTGAAGCCATGGCAGAGGATTCCAGCCTGAACAGCACAGATTTTATTGCTTCCCCCTTTGACCATATGACCAGGGAACTGAGCGAACTTTCTGTCTAG